A window of the Cannabis sativa cultivar Pink pepper isolate KNU-18-1 chromosome X, ASM2916894v1, whole genome shotgun sequence genome harbors these coding sequences:
- the LOC115697437 gene encoding uncharacterized protein LOC115697437: protein MATKKRKSMKKEEEKIEVAEKVYPPPVPRVTRAAARRATDGTIVPVPEVKAETSTKKKKMKVKVEPKMKTIVIEHCKQCNAFKTRALQVKQGLEDGVSGITVVLNPDKPRRGCFEIREKDGETFISLLEMKRPFQPMKDLDMDKTIKDIVEKIK from the exons ATGGCGACCAAGAAAAGGAAATCAATGAAGAAAGAAGAGGAAAAGATTGAGGTGGCGGAAAAGGTTTATCCTCCTCCTGTCCCGAGGGTCACTCGTGCTGCGGCTCGTCGAGCTACTGATGGAACCATCGTCCCGGTACCTGAGGTGAAAGCTGAAACATCcaccaagaagaagaagatgaaggttAAGGTCGAACCCAAAATGAAGACCATCGTCATTGAACACTG CAAACAATGCAATGCCTTTAAGACAAGGGCTCTCCAGGTGAAACAGGGGTTGGAGGATGGTGTCTCTGGAATCACAGTTGTGCTCAATCCAGATAAG CCTAGAAGGGGCTGCTTTGAGATTCGTGAGAAAGACGGCGAGACATTCATCAGCCTTTTG GAAATGAAGCGACCATTTCAGCCGATGAAAGATTTGGACATGGACAAAACCATCAAGGACATAGTTGAGAAGATTAAATGA
- the LOC115697444 gene encoding probable plastid-lipid-associated protein 8, chloroplastic, translating into MASASSFALLPSKFGGVSEIPRSNFFEFRPNLTSSHHPRFRQSKTLRVSASVSAPNLELRTGPDDLVSSILSKVTESDRGVLLKKEEHMNVAEVAQELQKYCVNEPVKCPLIFGDWDVVYCSVPTSPGGGYRSALGRIFFKTKEMIQGIESPDIVKNLVTFSFFGFLEGEVSLKGKLIALDEEWVQVIFEPPELKVGALEFRYGGESEVKLRITYVDDKIRLGKGSKGSLFVFQRRNTSV; encoded by the exons ATGGCTTCTGCTTCTTCTTTTGCACTACTACCCTCCAAGTTTGGAGGGGTTTCTGAGATCCCAAGATCCAATTTTTTTGAGTTTCGCCCAAATTTAACCTCATCTCATCACCCTCGTTTTCGTCAGAGCAAGACATTGAGAGTCTCAGCTTCGGTCTCGGCCCCTAACCTGGAGCTCCGAACCGGTCCCGATGATCTTGTTTCCTCCATACTTTCCAAG GTTACAGAATCTGACAGAGGTGTTTTGCTTAAAAAAGAGGAGCACATGAATGTAGCTGAAGTGGCTCAAGAGTTGCAGAAATATTGTGTCAATGAGCCAGTGAAATGCCCTCTTATTTTTGGAG ATTGGGATGTGGTGTACTGCTCGGTGCCAACATCACCTGGGGGTGGGTACAGAAGTGCATTGGGtcgcattttttttaaaaccaaaGAAATGATTCAGGGTATAGAATCTCCTGACATTGTCAAAAACTTAGtgaccttttctttttttggattCCTGGAGGGAGAGGTCTCTTTGAAAG GAAAGCTGATAGCACTAGATGAAGAATGGGTCCAAGTGATATTTGAGCCACCTGAATTGAAGGTTGGAGCTTTGGAATTCCGGTACGGTGGTGAAAGTGAGGTGAAACTTCGGATCACATATGTTGATGACAAAATCCGGTTGGGGAAGGGGTCCAAAGGTTCTCTATTTGTTTTCCAAAGACGCAATACTTCtgtgtga